Genomic DNA from Fusarium oxysporum Fo47 chromosome IX, complete sequence:
CGCCTCGTACGCCCCAAGACATCCAGTACTCGTAGATACCACGCATCTGGCTATGTTCCTTGGAGCCTTTGAATGGGGCCAGCTGTTCGTCGAGCTGCTCCTTGGACATCTGCAATAGCTCAATACTTTATCCACAAGGCTTCGAGTTGATAGACTTACACTGGTATGCTCTGGCTTCTCGCCAATCACTTTCTCGACCAATTTGTGGATCTCATTCTGCGTTTTGAGCTCTGAATATGCCAACACTCTCTTGTTGATGGTCCTTGGATCGCTAACGATGGCTGCGACATATTTTCCAATGTCGCGAACATCCGTGAGTGCAGAAGGGTTGTTACCGCCCgcaatgatgttgttgttagGGAATACGAGGCTGCCATCGAGCTTGCCGGATGGGACTCGGGGCAGGGTGAGCTGGTACCACCAGCCTATATCAATTACAGTGTAAGGAAGATAGATCCGCTGAATATGGTCAAGAATTTCCTCCTTCTAGAGTGATCGTTAGCTCTGCCGACTCATGACAAGGCCCCAACGTACTCGATCGCGAATACCCATTACACCACGAGGGGCAATGGTAGCGAAGAAGCACGGGACATATCGCTTCACGCCAGCTCTCTTGGCTGCATTGGATAGTggaatctcatcatcaagtgACTGAAAATGAATGGCCGAGATGACTGTGTCAATTCCCTCGAGAGCAGCAACCAGCTCATCATGGTTTCCTCCCAGATCGATTGGCACAATTTTGATGCCTCTTTCCTTTAGGGTGATAGTCGCTGGCTTTTCAACTGAGCTTGGTCGCACCAAAGCTGTAATTTCCTGTCACAGGTTAGCGAAGTCAAACAAGTTGGAAAGACGGAGGTGCGGACAAATTGGCTTTCGGATCCGAGGAGGCCATCAACAATTGACCCTCCGGTTTCCCCAGTAGCACCAACAATTGCAATCTTTGTTGTCATTTTGTTTGCAGTTTATGATATGTAGTTGCTTGATGGAAGTGATCTGCAAGCTGGAGGTATTTGACACTTATTAAGTTGAAGCTATTTAAACTCCGCAAACAGGCCCACCTCAGGAAATGGTTGTGTCGGAGTTAAGGCAGAGGAAACCCGACTCCGTCCTCCCACGTCGAATTAATTACACTACATGCGCAAGGAAAGCAGTTTGAATTGCCCCAATGGTATATATCAAGCTTCATGCTTGGATGTTTTCATCTGCAACAAAAGAACACATGTTTCGAATTAAGAGTTAAGTCCGCCAAAATCCGGAATAGGACTTGGACTATGAATCAGCAAACACTCTCAGTGTTCTGCGTGCAAGCATTGACCATATTTGCTAGAATGAACAGAAGAAGTGTTGAGTGTTTCGGTCAATTGCAACTCAAAATATATCATGATGTTACGCCCCAAGTTGTATAATGAATTATAAGCCATAGGGTAGGATTTGGTTCCTGTGAGATTGGGCCCGCAAACAGGCCACGTGATTGTCAATCATGAGGACAAACACCAAGATCAGGGCAAACAGACCAGTTAGGCAGCATAGGCAGCTGCCTGGGTGAATTACCGCAATCCGCATTTTAAATCCAACCCGGATTCCATATACCTACTCAACTTATCTGTCCATGACCTTAAACTCTGACCCTATTGACCGTACCTCCGTGTGACTGACTGACCCGCTCTAGCTCACAGTTCCGTTTCTTGAACTGCGAAGGAAATAGTTCCACCGTTTTGCGGGTATGTACAGTCAGAAACGGTGAGCAGCCAAACGGTGAGCAGCCAAAGAGCGGGGAGCCAAGAGTGCGGAATTGACAAACTGATAGCACTGATAATAAAGACCCACCCCCGCATTCACCTCGATCTTCTCCGCCTTATTCCCAAGCTTATCAAACTTTGAGCCACCAAACTCGGGACTGGCTGAAATTGCCATAAAGTTATTGACACATCATTCATTATATGCACAGCTTGCATACCCATTTCCACAAAGGGCAAAGATAAACCTTGAATTGAACAACAAAGAATCCATGACACTCAATCATCTCACACGGATTCCCAAACCGAAGCGAGGGTTGCACATCTCTCGGGTTCTAGACTCGACGCGGCTGAAGCTTCTCGGGTTCTGAAGCCGAGGGGGTCTCAGTACTGAGAGGAATATGCGGGGTGACACTGACACCCACCAATTGACTTTGCGCATTCTCTTTATCTGTCCCGAAGCGGTCCAGAAGCCGATCAGGTGCCTGAGTCTAAACCCAATGGAGCCGAGAAGCGATATCGTTTGCTGCTGCGTTACTGGTGATGTCTGTTTGACGGAAGATACGGCTTCGGTCTGCGATACCGCTACTCGGCGAGCTGGCCAATCATTGAGCGACAATTAACACCACTATCTTTTCATATCTCTGACTGAAGGGGTCGGGTGATCAACGTCACAAGACCTGCTCAAGCGTGCACTATCAGAACTCCCGAAGACCAGCCTCACTATGACCAAAGTGCGCATCCGATACGCTGCCATCGTGAGGGGTTCGACCCGGGACATCGGGGTCGTTATCTTCTAGCCCGGGTTCCATCAGGCACACGATTGTCTATAAGAAAGTGCTATGCCTGTCTTGTCAAGCTACTCTCCCAAGCAAGATAAAAACCACCAATCTCACCAAACCTTATCTCCACAAAGCCCACCACACAATGTCAACAATGAATAAGCTCAAGGTGAACGTCGAGAGTGACAACTTCACCGAAACAAGCCACAGAAGTCCCGTCCGTGCTCTCCCTTCAACATGGTACAACTCTCCCGAGATGtatgagcttgagaagcgtgccatcttctccaagaagtgGCTGCTTACTACCCATCAGAACCGGCTTCCCAAGGCTGGTGATTGGATGAAGTTCAACACTACCGGCTACGAGTTCGTCGTTGCCCGCGATCGAAAGGGAAACCTCAATGCCTTCCATAACATCTGCCGTCATCGCGCTTTTCCTGTCGTTCAAGGTGGACAGCAAGGCAACTCATCTATCTTTGCATGCAAGTACCATGGTTGGTCTTATGGATTGAGTGGCAACCTCGCCAAGGCACCCAACTACGACCAGCTCGAGAACTTCGACAAGAGCAAGAACGGCCTTTTCAAGATCCATCTCAAGGTCGATGCGTATGGCTTTGTCTGGGTCAACCTCGACAGCTCTGAGAACCCGGAACCTTGGACTCGCTACTTCGAGGGTATTGATCAGCAAGAACgtcttgagaaggtcaactGGGATGACTACACTCTCGACAAGGAATACAGCATGGAGGGCGAGTATAACTGGAAGATTCTGGCCGACAACTTTAACGAATGCTATCACTGCCCCACGACCCATCCCGATCTTCCTACCCTGGCAGACCTTGGAAAGACAAAGTGCGACACGGGCCTGGGATGGATTAAACATTCGAGCATTCAGACtgaggagcagaagaagagcggAATGCAACTCGCAAGCACGTACTTCTACCCCAGTGCCTCAGTGGTCGTCCTGTAAGTACCTACTATCTTCCGAGCTTGGGTTCCTCTAACACTATACAGGCCTCACTTTATGATGATCCAGCGTTTCATGCCACTTGGCCCAACCACCTCATCAATGCACTATCAAATTTTCCGCAACAAGAACTCCTCTGAAGAGGACTTCCATAACATCGCCGATCTCTACGCACGCGTTGTCTCGGAAGATAAAGACTTGTGTATTGGCGCTCAGAAGAATCTCAACGCAGGAATCTTTGTTAGTGGAGAGCTGCATCCACGACTGGAACATGGTCCACTCTCATTCCAGGAATCTCATCGACAGGCGATTCATGAGCATGCCAAGCTTGAGAGGGAAGCAGGCAAGCAGATCTGGCCGGCGAGACAGCAGTTGCCATCTGATCATGCTTCCGAAGCAAACAAGGAGGACGAGGCGCTTTGTTCGAGCTTGTCTTGCGGGGGTATCCAAGAGGTTTTGGCTTGGTGATGCAAAAGTTAGTTGGAATAACAAAACAAAAGTGACAAAGGAATAGATTAGATGTTTCATTAGTTGTATGATGTTTCATGCCAGATAGTTAATAAGAATGCTAATAACTTTAAAGATCTGTATAATTGTGCCTGACATGCATAGCCTACAGAGTAATGGAGGAATGCTCGTCTCTGGATTGTGATCGGGGAGTTGACACCTAGGGAAAGTATTTATACGTAATGGCTGTAATTGAAAGTTGTTATCGCCAAGCTGAAGAAAGTAACAGTATAGTCTGTAAGGAGGCTTGCTAGCAGCTTTGAACATAACACCTTTCCAGAGGTCGCAAGGTCAAGCATTGCCAGTTTTCATAAGATCATCATGTAAATTGATTTCTTAGTGAACTTGAGTCTTTGATGGAAACTCTTGTTCCTGCTTCTAAGTTTGCGCAAACAACCCGTGTTTACGAAGTTCTTCGACATCGTTTTCGTAAACTATTCAAACTCTTGTTTGAAAAGACGTCCACGAGTTCACTAGCAAAGACCTAGTTATATAGATTCCAAAGGCAGCAATGCACAGAACTCCGACATACAGACCTGCAAGTGCCTGGCCTCCTAATGTCTGTAACATCTGACCGCCAATAGGTACAGTAATAAGCAACGCAAAACTTACCGTGAAATTAAGGGTTCCAAGGTACTGCCCATAGTCCTTGTGCCCACAGGTTTCCCCCAGGCAAGCTGGGATGAGGGCTGAGAAGAAACCGGAGCCCAACCCCCACAGCGTAGCAAAAGCATACAGCGCGCTCACTTGTGTACCACCGAAAGGCACAAGGGTAGCCCCCACACAAATTGCTGTCAACACGATGGCGAGAAACAGGGTGTTACAATGACCGTATTTATCTCCCAAAAGGCCCGACACAATACGGCCGACGCAACCACTTCCATTAATAATGGCAATAAGGTTGTAGCCCGTCTCAACAGAGTTGCCTGCCTGCAGAGAAAGAGTAGGCAAACTGCCGGAAGTGCCAAATATGACGAATTCGAGTAAGAAGAAGGTTGCTGCGACGGCGGCGAATGTTTGCGACCGGAAAGCATTGAAATTGATGGCAGCGCTGGCGCCAGACTTTCTAGCAGGGTCACAGGGAGTAACAGAAGCGTCTGAAACATTGGACGGCTGCCTTGTGATGTTTGTCTGGAGGTTGCGAATACGCAGGTTGTACATCTTCATGTACGGTATGTAGCACGCACAACCCGGGATCATTATACCAATCATGAGTATACCAAGAAACCTTATTGTCCATGTGTAGCCCCAGGTTGGAAACAGTTCTCTCAACATGAATGGTATTATGACGCCCCCGAGTGCGGAACCGTTGAGAGCCAATCCTATGGCCAGGCCCCGAAGCCGGGTAAAGAGTTTTCCAACGATGGATAGCGCAATTGTCGAAGCAAGAGCACCACCGATACCGCCAAGGATACCCAAACACAAGGTAAAATGCCAGTACTCAGTACATTCCGCgagcaagaagaacatgGGAATCGTCAGAGCAGTGGCTATG
This window encodes:
- a CDS encoding Rieske [2Fe-2S] iron-sulfur domain-containing protein, coding for MSTMNKLKVNVESDNFTETSHRSPVRALPSTWYNSPEMYELEKRAIFSKKWLLTTHQNRLPKAGDWMKFNTTGYEFVVARDRKGNLNAFHNICRHRAFPVVQGGQQGNSSIFACKYHGWSYGLSGNLAKAPNYDQLENFDKSKNGLFKIHLKVDAYGFVWVNLDSSENPEPWTRYFEGIDQQERLEKVNWDDYTLDKEYSMEGEYNWKILADNFNECYHCPTTHPDLPTLADLGKTKCDTGLGWIKHSSIQTEEQKKSGMQLASTYFYPSASVVVLPHFMMIQRFMPLGPTTSSMHYQIFRNKNSSEEDFHNIADLYARVVSEDKDLCIGAQKNLNAGIFVSGELHPRLEHGPLSFQESHRQAIHEHAKLEREAGKQIWPARQQLPSDHASEANKEDEALCSSLSCGGIQEVLAW
- a CDS encoding major facilitator superfamily domain-containing protein, with product MDLRLWVVFVIDSILWSVIISPLNLVSRSHYGSETNALATGFPQAIGTFQAYLQENQLSEYATRDLGWISGLYTALTLFLGIQAGPIIDRFSPMVVGPIATALTIPMFFLLAECTEYWHFTLCLGILGGIGGALASTIALSIVGKLFTRLRGLAIGLALNGSALGGVIIPFMLRELFPTWGYTWTIRFLGILMIGIMIPGCACYIPYMKMYNLRIRNLQTNITRQPSNVSDASVTPCDPARKSGASAAINFNAFRSQTFAAVAATFFLLEFVIFGTSGSLPTLSLQAGNSVETGYNLIAIINGSGCVGRIVSGLLGDKYGHCNTLFLAIVLTAICVGATLVPFGGTQVSALYAFATLWGLGSGFFSALIPACLGETCGHKDYGQYLGTLNFTMLQTLGGQALAGLSLLVNSWTSFQTRV